The following are encoded in a window of Phaseolus vulgaris cultivar G19833 chromosome 3, P. vulgaris v2.0, whole genome shotgun sequence genomic DNA:
- the LOC137839163 gene encoding uncharacterized protein: MTEQQAPPAKKTLGDYVMYQGPRHFSSIAILTTTKALEINPDFLTLIRAYQFTAIEHEDPYSHLDTFYELVGTMGFQSGDLENVYMRLFSFSLAGKAKEWLKSLPNQSLTSWKDVEEKFLQRFFPISRYIKAKSEISMFRQGANVVFCDTWERFKMILRKCSNHGFEDISQLSIFLNGLRSDIKMLLDAAAGGTMMALDVEQATIIIDALASTDYKAQHDGQDLQNKGLLENALLAKNKILTQQIEQLTAQMAKLPQQLYVVHSSQSQSQSIRCDFYGGVHPNGHCFYQNNSPEVEDPSMLERMNKVEDALTKIVSVQDNIVRAQDNSMAMIRSIEIQMRQLTKQIAQIVEEQSGHFSVNGQTNSIEHCDNVVAEKEEKDEIEGKRDEKERSEEEKIKKKSENKERGVFEKDLSYPHSPSKSEKERKFFDKLLPKNYFAGNLKQDSTFERFRKNRSYIEEKNIELEDRYSVIIKKGLPKKFKDSGSFNLPVSIGDLLVANALLDLGASVNIIPLAMLKKIGDLEIKPTKMTLKLADQVTKYPYGVVEDVLVKVDKFIFPVDFVVMDMKEDEEVPLILGRPFMKTARIIVDVDKRTSS, from the coding sequence ATGACAGAACAGCAAGCACCACCTGCTAAGAagacacttggagattatgtaATGTACCAAGGACCAAgacatttttctagtattgcaatacTTACTACTACCAAGGCCTTGGAAATAAATCCCgattttctcactctcatccGTGCCTATCAATTTACAGCAATAGAACATGAGGATCCATATTCacatttggatacattttatgaattggtagGAACAATGGGTTTTCAATCAGGTgatcttgaaaatgtttatatgcgcttgttttctttttcattggcaGGAAAGGCTAAGGAATGGCTCAAATCACTTCCAAATCAGAGCCTAACTAGCTGGaaggatgtagaggaaaaatttttgcaaagattttttccaatttctcgctacatcaaagcaaagtctgaaatctctatgttcagacaaggagcaAATGTAGTCTTTTGTGATACATGGGAAAGATTtaagatgatattgagaaaatgctcaaatcatgggtttgaagatatttctcaactgagcatattcctgaatggtctcagatctgacataaagatgctcctagatgctgcagctggtggcacaatgatggcccttgatgtagaacaagcgACAATAATTATTGATGCATTGGCATCAACTGATTATAAAGCCCAACATGATGGACAAGATCTTCAGAATAAAGGGTTGTTAGAAAATGCACTCTTGGCTAAAAATAAGATTCTGACACAGCAGATTGAGCAACTAACtgcacaaatggctaaattgccccaacaattatatgttgttcattCATCTCAAAGCCAAAGTCAGTCAATCAGGTGTGATTTTTATGGAGGTGTTCATCCTAATGGTCATTGTTTTTATCAGAACAATTCACCTGAAGTTGAGGATCCATCCATGCTTGAAAGAATGAATAAAGTTGAAGACGCTCTGACAAAGATTGTGAGCGTGCAGGACAATATTGTGAGAGCGCAGGACAATAGCATGGCCATGATTAGGAGTATAGAGATCCAGATGAGACAGCTGACCAAACAAATTGCACAAATTGTGGAGGAACAAAGTGGCCATTTTTCAGTCAATGGGCAAACCAATTCAATAGAGCATTGCGATAATGTAGtggctgaaaaagaagaaaaagatgagaTAGAGGGGAAGAGAGATGAGAAAGAGAGAAGTGAGgaggaaaaaataaagaagaaaagtgaaaataaggagagaggagtttttgaaaaagatttatcatatcctcattCTCCTTCAAAAAGcgagaaggaaagaaaattctttgataaattgctccctaaaaattattttgcaggaaatttgaagcaagattcaacatttgaaagatttcgaaagaataggagctatattgaagaaaaaaatatagagCTGGAGGATAGATACAGTGTCATTATTAAAAAAGGCTTGCCTAAAAAATTCAAGGACTCAGGGAGTTTTAACCTTCCCGTGTCTATAGGTGATTTATTAGTAGCCAATGCTTTATTGGATTTGGGAGCAAGCGTCAATATAATTCCTTTGGCAATGCTGAAGAAAATAGGTGATTTAGAGATTAAACCCACCAAGATGACTTTAAAGTTAGCTGATCAAGTAACCAAGTATCcatatggtgtggttgaagatgttctcgtcaaggtggataaattcatatttcctgtggattttgttgtgatggacatgaaagaagatgaggaggTTCCCTTGATACTTGGAAGACCCTTTATGAAGACTGCTAGAATCATAGTTGATGTCGACAAGAGAACTTCAAGTTAG
- the LOC137839164 gene encoding uncharacterized protein, giving the protein MPQSSTMDMPFSLVYGSDAMIPVEIHESSLRFQSFVAEESNEERRVNLDLLDESREEARIKAEAVKRRVEHQYSSKVRPRQFQVVDLIMRKAHPYELENKLSPKWTGPFRVTEAKGNESYRLETLEGGPIPRTWNATNLKFNFS; this is encoded by the coding sequence ATGCCCCAGTCTTCCACCATGGATATGCCGTTCAGCCtagtgtacgggtcggacgccatgatcccagtggaAATCCATGAGAGCTCACTGCGCTTTCAGAGTTTCGTggctgaagagtccaacgaggagaggagggtGAATCTAGACCTATTGGACGAGTCCAGGGAAGAGGCAAgaataaaggctgaggcagtgaagagaagggtggagcacCAGTACAGCTCCAAGGTGAGGCCTCGTCAGTTCCAGGTAGTGGACCTCATCATGCGCAAGGCTCACCCGTACGAGTTAGAGAACAAGctatctcccaagtggaccgggccctttaGAGTAACCGAGGCTAAGGGGAACGAATCGTACAGGCTTGAAACTCTGGAGGGAGGCCCTATTCCACGCACCTGGAATGCAACTAATTTGAAGTTTAACTTTAGTTAA